TTGTCATCCTCTTCACCGGAGCGCTCGACAATATGGTGCGCATGCCGCTCGAAAAGCTCTTCCTCGCGCTGCGCAAGAAGGAGGCCCGGTAATGGATTTCGCAACCCTCCTTCAGGTGCTCGACAGCACGATCCGCCTTGCAACGCCGCTGCTTCTGGCCTGTCTAGCCGGGCTCTACTCCGAGCGCGCCGGAGTGTTTGATATCGGCCTCGAAGGCAAAATGCTCATGGCTGCGTTTTTCTCTGCAGCGGTGGCGTATCACTATTCGGCAAACCCACTTTTCACTTATGAAACAACTGTCTGCGACCCAAGTGGTGGAAACTGCCAGACCTCGCTTGTTGGCTATCACTCCCCGCTCAGTCCCGTCTGGCTTGGGCTGATCGCTGGCATCCTATCCTCAATGTTGCTGTCTGCGATCCATGGGCTCGCATCAATTACATTTCGCGGAAATCAGCTCATCTCTGGAGTTGCGATCAACTTCCTCGCGTCCGGCATAACGGTTTTGATCGCGCAGGATTGGTTCAAGCAAGGCGGGCGCACACCGTCGCTGACCGAAGGCGCCCGATTTGAGCCGATTACCCTACCCCTCGCCGATAAACTCAACGATATTCCCGTGCTCGGCCCGATCTATTCCGAGCTAGTTTCGGGACACACGATCCTCGTTTACATCGCCTTTGCCGCTGTGCCTCTTACATGGTGGATCCTGTTCAGACCCGCTTTGGCCTGCGGCTTCGCGCCGTCGGTGAAAACCCCGAGTCGGTTGATACCGCCGGTGTTTCCGTCATCGGCCTTCGGTTCGCCGCCATTGCCATCGCTGGTATCCTCTGCGGAATCGCGGGTGCTTACCTCGCAACCGCCTTGCAGGCTGGTTTCGTTCGCGAAATGACGGCTGGGCGCGGATTTATCGCTCTCGCGGCGCTGATCTTTGCGAAATGGCGCCCTTGGTATGCGCTTTCGGCCACACTTCTGTTTGGTTTTCTCCAGGCGATCGCGGTTCGGTTCCAGAATATCGACCTTGGTGGCGTGGTGATTCCTGTCCAATTCATGGAAGCCCTGCCCTATATTCTCACCGTTGTGATTCTCGCGGGTTTTGTTGGCAAAGCGATCCCTCCACGCGCGGGTGGAGAGCCCTACGTGAAAGAGCGCTAGTCCCAGAAGGCTATTTCTGCCTGCTTGCAGCTGGTTTTCTGCACCAGCAACATTTTCTCCCGCTTCACGCTTGATTCCTCCCCTCGCGCGGCGCTACTTACAAACATGCAGATTTACCTCCCCATTGCCGAAGTCTCTGTGAACGCTTTTCTGCTGCTGGGACTTGGCGGGCTGGTTGGCGTTCTGTCTGGTATGTTTGGCGTTGGCGGCGGGTTTCTGATGACTCCGCTGCTTTTCTTTATCGGTATCCCCCCCGCCGTGGCTGTTGCCACCGAGGCGAATCAGATTGTCGCATCGTCATTTTCCGGCGTCCTTGCCCATCTCAGGCGAAAAACCGTCGATTTACGAATGGGTATGGTGTTGATGGTCGGCGGGCTTGCCGGGGCGGCTGTAGGGGTGTTGCTGTTCAACTACCTTCGCTCTCTTGGACAAGTCGATCTGCTGGTCAAACTATGCTACGTAGTGTTCCTTGGAATTATCGGCGGGTTGATGTTTTTCGAAAGCCTCAACGCCATCCGCCGCGCCAAGAAAGCCGGAACCGCTCCTGCAGCCAAACGGCGGCAGCGTGGTTGGGTCCACACCCTGCCTTTTAAAATGCGTTTTCGCACCTCTGGCCTCTATATCTCGGTCATTCCACCGCTCTTGGTCGGTGTCGCTGTTGGTATTCTGGCCGCGATTATGGGGGTTGGCGGTGGCTTCATCATGGTGCCCGCCATGATCTATATCCTCGGCATGCCAACCAAAGTTGTCGTTGGCACCTCGCTGCTTCAGATCATTTTCGTCACTGCATTCACCACCTTGCTACATGCAACGACCAATTACACAGTCGACATGGCGCTTGCCGTTCTGCTGCTGATTGGTGGGGTCATCGGGGCGCAGATTGGCACCCGCATCGGCGTAAAACTCAAGGCAGAGCAGCTTCGTATCTTGCTGGCTATGATGGTTCTTCTGGTCTGCGGCAAACTTGCGCTCGACCTTCTTTTGCAACCGGCCGAGCTTTATTCGCTCGGGAAATCCGGGGGCCATTGATGCAGCGGGTATTCGCCTCTCTTTTGCTGGTCCTCTTTGCCATTTCGCCGCTCAAGGCCGAAGAAGTGGTCTTAGGGTTGAGCCAGAATCGCGTGGCGATCACAGCAAACTTTGACGGCTCGGAAATCCTGATTTTTGGGGCAATCAAACGCGAAAAACCCGTACCTGCGGGTGACCCGATTGGCGTGATCATCACCGTCGAAGGACCGAGCCACCCCGTAACTGTCCGCCGCAAAGAGCATAAATACGGCATCTGGATCAACACCGACAAGGTCGAGATCGACAGTGCCCCCGCCTTCTACGCCGTGGCGACAAGTGGTCCCTTCAACGAAATCGTCAGCCACACTGAGGACCTGCGCCATCACCTATCAATCCCACGCGCCATCCGTTCGGTGGGCGCACCTGAAGGGGTGCTCGACGCTCCGGAGTTCAGCAAGGCCGTGATCCGTATCAGGCGAAAAAACAACCTCTACCAGCTGCTTGAAAACGCGGTCGACGTTCAATCGCAAACGCTGTTCAAAACCTCGATCGCCCTTCCATCGAACCTCACCGAAGGGGTGTATAAAACCCGCATCCTGTTGACCCGCGATGGCAATGTCATTTCGCAGTATGAAACACAAATCGACGTTCAGAAAGTCGGTCTGGAACGGTTTCTATTCAACCTGTCGCGTGAACAACCGCTGATCTATGGGCTCTTGTCTCTCGCGATTGCGATTATCGCGGGCTGGGGCGCGTCGGCTGTGTTTCAAGTGTTTCGCCGCAGCTAAGTTCAAGCGTCTTCCTGATCAAGCTCGAGCGGTGGTGGCGCCGCCACAAGGTCCTCTGTGGTCAGGGGATATTCTGGTTTTGACAGTCGGTTCCGCACGACCCAGAAAAGCCGCTCTTGCGCGCGTGTAATGGCCACATAGGCCAGCCGCTTCCAAAGCGGTTGTCCGGCTTCGACGCGCCCCATTCGAGCCGCGACAAACAGGTCCGGCGCAAAAACCTGCACGTTCTCCCATTGTGAGCCTTGCGCCTTGTGAATCGTCACCGCAGCCCCGTGCAGGAACGTCGCTCCCATGCCGGCGGCAAAGGGGATAAACGGCTCTTCTTCGTCTGGCTTCTCAATCTTAACGATGGAGGCCGCCGAGACTCTGGGGTCCGGCGCGCCCACAACGTGCAGCTTTGAAAATCCAGGCTTGCGCCCCGGTCCGAGATAAACGACCTGCGCCCCTTTGATCAGCCCTCGTGCCTCAAGATCAAGCCGACGCTTGCGGTGTTTGAGTGGCAGTTCGATCCCATCGCAGATCAACGGCTCACCCGACAAAAGCGCGTCCTCTGGCGCGCCATGAACACGCCGAAACGCATTGATCAGCCGGATGCGCGTCGCGTTGCGCCAAACAAGAACGGGGCTGCGTGCCATCAGGTCCACCTCAACCCGCTGCCCCCAAATCACGCGATCATCCTTTTTGGCTGTTTCTTCAACAAGCCCTTCGAAGTCTTGAAATCCGACCTCAGGATCAGAAAGCACATGGGCGAGATCGAGGATCGGGTTGCTCGCATCCTGCCGGTGTACCCGGCTAAGCTCAAGCTTGGCTGGTGCGTTCAAACGGTCGAATACCATCGTCCCGGACTGTTTGACCGGAGCCAACTGCGCCGGATCTCCAAACAACAAAAGAACGGGAAAAATCTCTTTTAGATCATCGAATTGCTTGTCATCAAGCATCGACGCCTCATCGACAAAACCGATGTCGAGCGGTTCATCTCGTCGCTTCCAACCCGTGATAAAATCTGATCCCCGCAACCCCGCGGCAGCCAAGGCGCCGGGATCGAGCGGTTCTGCTTGTAAAACGCCATCGCTCGTTCAAGCGCCACTTCGGTCAGGCCTTCGATCTCGGGCTTGTCCCCTTCGCCGGCAAGCCACGCGGCCATGCGCTCATATTCAGGGTCATACATCGGCGTATACAGGATGCGATGGATCGTGGTTGCCGGAACGCCCTGCATGCGCAAAACGCTCGCCGCTTTGTTGGTCGGGGCAAGGATCGCCATGGATCGACGCTCTTTGCGACGGCGGCTTTCATAATCGCCGCTAATGATCTCTACGCCGCTGTCTTCGAGGGCATCAAACAGTTTCGAAAGAAGCATGGTTTTGCCCGAACCTGCCTTGCCCATCACGGCCATGACCATCCCGCTTTGCTCTTTCGCAGGAACCATAGCGCCATCTTCCAGATCGACACCCTGCCCTCGCAGCGCCTCGGTTATCTGGTCAAACGCATCGGCTTGATCATGCGAAAAAGTGATGGGGGTGGACGACATGAAAAGACCCTATCCTCGCGGTGATCCAATCACAACGGGCGACCATCAGACACTGAGTTTTTCCTGCATTTGTGAGCCGAAACTATGCTCGAAGCAGCCTTGAGAAGCATTTGAGAAACCCGGTCGTTCCGCTTCCCCCTGAGCAGGGCCACCTCGTGGAAGCTCCACTATCCACCACTGGTCAGCTCCCGCTCATTCTCCGGGCATCCAAGGATGTCCGGTGCAGGTCCGATCCTTAATAGGAGTGTCTGGCGCCAGCCCTACAGCACCGCACGCCATATCATTTAGACAACGATAAGCCCGCGTGTCAGCGCCCGCGCCACTGCGTGTGTCGTATTCGACGCGCCAAGCTTTAGACGCGCGGATTCGATATAAACCCGAAGCGTATGTTCGGAAATCGACAGCGTGTCCGCGACTTGAGCGCGGCTGTATCCCATCGCCAGAAATGTCATCGCGTCGACTTCCCGCGGTGACAGGGTTTGTACCTGGGCCGGTGTCCGGTTCGGCTCAAAGTAAAGCGCCTTGTGATTGAAAAAGTGAGCGATCAGAATGAGCGAGCGGCAGTTCTTTTCAGTGAACTCGGCCCATGCCGCATCATCACAGCAATGCGAAACTGTAAACACCGCGAATTGGCCATTTGGCCCACGGATCGGAACAGAAAACCCCTGATTCCCGACGCCATAGGCAAGCGCATCTGCTAGAAAAGCCCGCGCCGCTTTGCTGCTCCAATCAAGGCGCTTCCAGTCAACGGGGTTAAACCGTTGATAACACCCCTGCACAACAGGATCGACGCGAAGGTATTCCTTTTCCAGATAGCGTTGCACCCATTCAGGCGAATAGGTTCCGCAGCCATATTGATCGCCTGCGCTACTGACCCAATGATAGATAAGGTGATCGACTTCAAAGTGATCTCTAACGCGCTCTGAAAACGACTGAAGCGCCTCCGGTTTAGTGGCGCGTTCCAAGCCTTCCAAGATTGCGTTCAAATTGCTTGCTTTCAGACTTCGCGTCAATGAGCTGGCCCTCCCCTGAGGACGCGATCTCGGCAGTGGCAACAAGCGCCGTTTCCTCCAACTGAATTGCCAAACTGGCAAGTCCATTGTTTTGAGCAAACGTTTTTAGATCCGCGAGAACGTCCAATATCCAGTCCTTTTTCATAACGAGTCTCGCTTTTAAAGAGTTAATGAAGGATTAACACAACCTTAGCAGTTTGAGGTTTTTTGGAAACTCACGCAATTATACTCCCCAAAAATAGCGAGGCGCTTAAATACAAGGCATTGTTTTTTTATGCCGGGTCCAGCAACGCGCAAACCCGCGAAACACTATTGTGAGTCGCGGGCTTCCATTGATGTTTTTAAATCCTGTTAGGATGCTTTTCCGGCTTCCAGGACTTCTTCAACCGTGCGTAGGCCGGTTTTTGGCGCTTGAACCAACACGGCCATATTGCCCGGCTTGTGTTCGTTCTTCATCATCTTGACATGCGCATCGGGGATTTCCGCCCAAGGGAAGACCTCGGACATGCAAGGATCAATTCGCCGCTCAACCATCAAGCGGTTGGCCGAAGCTGCTTGTTTGAGGTGGGCAAAGTGGCTGCCTTGAAGACGCTTTTGGTGCATCCACATATAGCGCACGTCAAAGGTACAGTTGAACCCGGATGTGCCGGCACAAATCACGACCATACCGCCCTTTTTACAAACCAGCGTAGACACCGGGAACGTCGCCTGACCGGGGTGTTCAAACACGATGTCGACATTGTTGCCCTTGCCGGTGATATCCCAGATCGCCTTGCCGAACTTGCGCGCCTCGGTGAACCATTGCTTGTATTCGTCCGAGTTCACCTCGGGAAGCGCACCCCAGCACTTGAAATCCTTGCGGTTGATCACGCCCTTGGCGCCAAGGTCCATCACAAATTCACGCTTGCTCTCATCCGAGATGACGCCAATTGCGTTGCCCCCTGCGGCGTTGATCAGCTGGATCGCAAACGACCCAAGACCACCCGACGCCCCCCAGACCAAAACATTCTGACCCGGCTTGAGTTCGTGTGGGTGATGGCCGAACAGCATCCGGTACGCGGTGGCCAGCGTCAGCGTATAACACGCGCTTTCTTCCCAGGTCAGATGCTTGGGGCGCGGCAAAAGTTGCTGCGCCTGCACACGGGTGAATTGCGCGAAGGATCCGTCATGGGTCTCATAACCCCAGATCCGCTGCGTCGGCGAAAACATCGGATCGCCGCCATTACATTCCTCGTCGTCGCCATCATCCTGGTTACAGTGGATGACAACCTCGTCGCCGACCTTCCAGGTTT
This genomic window from Rhodobacteraceae bacterium D3-12 contains:
- a CDS encoding TIGR02186 family protein, encoding MQRVFASLLLVLFAISPLKAEEVVLGLSQNRVAITANFDGSEILIFGAIKREKPVPAGDPIGVIITVEGPSHPVTVRRKEHKYGIWINTDKVEIDSAPAFYAVATSGPFNEIVSHTEDLRHHLSIPRAIRSVGAPEGVLDAPEFSKAVIRIRRKNNLYQLLENAVDVQSQTLFKTSIALPSNLTEGVYKTRILLTRDGNVISQYETQIDVQKVGLERFLFNLSREQPLIYGLLSLAIAIIAGWGASAVFQVFRRS
- a CDS encoding LuxR family transcriptional regulator, whose translation is MLEGLERATKPEALQSFSERVRDHFEVDHLIYHWVSSAGDQYGCGTYSPEWVQRYLEKEYLRVDPVVQGCYQRFNPVDWKRLDWSSKAARAFLADALAYGVGNQGFSVPIRGPNGQFAVFTVSHCCDDAAWAEFTEKNCRSLILIAHFFNHKALYFEPNRTPAQVQTLSPREVDAMTFLAMGYSRAQVADTLSISEHTLRVYIESARLKLGASNTTHAVARALTRGLIVV
- a CDS encoding ABC transporter permease, with translation MDFATLLQVLDSTIRLATPLLLACLAGLYSERAGVFDIGLEGKMLMAAFFSAAVAYHYSANPLFTYETTVCDPSGGNCQTSLVGYHSPLSPVWLGLIAGILSSMLLSAIHGLASITFRGNQLISGVAINFLASGITVLIAQDWFKQGGRTPSLTEGARFEPITLPLADKLNDIPVLGPIYSELVSGHTILVYIAFAAVPLTWWILFRPALACGFAPSVKTPSRLIPPVFPSSAFGSPPLPSLVSSAESRVLTSQPPCRLVSFAK
- a CDS encoding sulfite exporter TauE/SafE family protein, giving the protein MQIYLPIAEVSVNAFLLLGLGGLVGVLSGMFGVGGGFLMTPLLFFIGIPPAVAVATEANQIVASSFSGVLAHLRRKTVDLRMGMVLMVGGLAGAAVGVLLFNYLRSLGQVDLLVKLCYVVFLGIIGGLMFFESLNAIRRAKKAGTAPAAKRRQRGWVHTLPFKMRFRTSGLYISVIPPLLVGVAVGILAAIMGVGGGFIMVPAMIYILGMPTKVVVGTSLLQIIFVTAFTTLLHATTNYTVDMALAVLLLIGGVIGAQIGTRIGVKLKAEQLRILLAMMVLLVCGKLALDLLLQPAELYSLGKSGGH
- the ccrA gene encoding crotonyl-CoA carboxylase/reductase — its product is MALDTDTGIAAYDAPEKELYEIGELPPLGFVPPKMYAWAIRRERHGEPDKSFEVEVVDTWQIDSHEVLVLVMAAGVNYNGVWAGLGVPISPFDSHKQPYHIAGSDASGIVWKVGDKVKTWKVGDEVVIHCNQDDGDDEECNGGDPMFSPTQRIWGYETHDGSFAQFTRVQAQQLLPRPKHLTWEESACYTLTLATAYRMLFGHHPHELKPGQNVLVWGASGGLGSFAIQLINAAGGNAIGVISDESKREFVMDLGAKGVINRKDFKCWGALPEVNSDEYKQWFTEARKFGKAIWDITGKGNNVDIVFEHPGQATFPVSTLVCKKGGMVVICAGTSGFNCTFDVRYMWMHQKRLQGSHFAHLKQAASANRLMVERRIDPCMSEVFPWAEIPDAHVKMMKNEHKPGNMAVLVQAPKTGLRTVEEVLEAGKAS